The following are from one region of the Corynebacterium hindlerae genome:
- a CDS encoding glucose-6-phosphate dehydrogenase assembly protein OpcA, whose product MIFELQNTSTRDIAKQLVAIREMGNQVTTGRVLTLIVVTDGATDLEDILHSINDSSGEHPARVLVLVTGDATAPTQLDAQIRIGGDAGASEVIIMQVTGEIVEHLASVVTPLLLPDTPIVAWWPTSAPKQLAHDPIGQIAQRRITDVAHDPSPTAALARRNHYAPGDSDLSWSRLTPWRGVLASALDQPPHEQVTSVDIYGPKDPAVNIAAGWLADRLACPIRLHRTSDACESVDSNGELCHPISKIELHRESGPVVVEVADAHTMSVQLPHCPPSLVAIGRRALSDSLAEELRHLDPDNAYAKALRGLYRVQEMS is encoded by the coding sequence ATGATTTTTGAACTGCAAAACACCAGCACCCGGGACATCGCCAAGCAACTAGTGGCGATCCGTGAGATGGGCAACCAGGTCACCACCGGTCGTGTCCTGACGTTGATTGTGGTCACCGACGGTGCCACCGATTTGGAGGACATCCTCCATTCGATCAACGACTCTTCCGGGGAACACCCAGCCCGTGTGCTGGTGTTGGTCACCGGCGACGCTACGGCCCCAACCCAGCTTGACGCTCAGATTCGGATCGGTGGCGACGCCGGTGCGTCCGAAGTGATCATCATGCAGGTTACCGGCGAGATCGTGGAACACCTCGCTTCCGTGGTCACTCCCCTGTTGCTGCCGGACACCCCGATCGTCGCGTGGTGGCCGACGAGCGCGCCGAAGCAGCTGGCCCATGATCCAATCGGTCAGATCGCGCAGCGCCGCATCACCGATGTCGCGCACGATCCGAGCCCCACGGCAGCTTTGGCCCGCCGTAACCACTACGCTCCCGGTGATTCGGACTTGAGCTGGTCCCGCCTGACCCCATGGCGTGGGGTGCTTGCTTCCGCTCTGGATCAACCGCCACACGAGCAGGTGACCTCCGTGGACATCTATGGGCCGAAAGACCCGGCGGTTAACATCGCAGCTGGCTGGTTGGCGGACCGGCTGGCATGCCCAATCAGGCTGCACCGCACCTCTGACGCCTGCGAAAGCGTGGATTCCAACGGCGAGCTGTGCCACCCGATTTCCAAGATCGAGCTGCACCGGGAGTCGGGGCCGGTCGTCGTCGAGGTGGCGGACGCGCACACTATGTCGGTACAGTTGCCGCACTGTCCGCCGTCGCTCGTGGCTATCGGGCGGCGTGCGCTTTCTGACAGCCTCGCTGAAGAGCTGCGCCACCTCGACCCCGACAATGCCTATGCCAAGGCCCTGCGTGGCCTCTACCGTGTACAGGAGATGTCATGA
- the pgl gene encoding 6-phosphogluconolactonase, which produces MSVNVVPVSDLDALVARAASDVIDVVTRAQAGAGLYDDGVARIVLTGGGAGIGLLSRLRELDWAAQQQPDFPALRIDWSRVHIFFGDERAVPVDHPDSNEGQARAALLDHVAVTDDFVHSYQLGELSLAESAKWYSQEIETWAPQGFDLHLLGMGGEGHINSLFPHTSAVNENEALVVPVTDSPKPPAERVSLTMPAIRQADAVWLLVAGAEKAEAARHVIEGADYREWPAAGAIGRRDTRLYLAK; this is translated from the coding sequence ATGAGCGTGAACGTTGTCCCCGTCTCCGATCTGGACGCTCTCGTCGCCCGCGCAGCGTCCGACGTCATCGACGTTGTCACTCGGGCGCAGGCCGGTGCAGGACTTTACGACGACGGTGTGGCCCGAATCGTCCTCACCGGCGGTGGCGCCGGTATTGGGCTGCTCAGCCGCCTGCGGGAACTTGACTGGGCTGCCCAGCAGCAACCCGACTTCCCAGCGCTGCGGATCGACTGGTCCCGCGTCCACATCTTTTTTGGCGATGAGCGCGCAGTCCCAGTCGACCACCCTGACTCCAACGAAGGCCAGGCCCGGGCAGCGCTGCTGGACCACGTTGCTGTCACCGACGACTTCGTGCACTCCTACCAGCTTGGTGAACTGTCCCTAGCCGAATCCGCAAAGTGGTACAGCCAAGAGATCGAAACCTGGGCACCGCAAGGATTTGACCTGCACTTACTTGGCATGGGCGGAGAAGGCCATATCAATTCCCTCTTCCCCCACACCTCCGCCGTGAATGAGAACGAGGCGTTGGTCGTGCCAGTCACTGACTCCCCGAAGCCACCCGCCGAGCGCGTGTCCTTGACGATGCCAGCAATCCGGCAGGCAGACGCCGTGTGGCTGCTTGTTGCCGGTGCGGAAAAAGCCGAGGCAGCCCGCCACGTGATCGAAGGGGCGGACTACCGCGAGTGGCCGGCCGCTGGCGCTATCGGTCGCCGTGATACGCGCCTGTATTTGGCGAAATAG
- the secG gene encoding preprotein translocase subunit SecG translates to MALALQIILVAASIIMTILVLLHKGKGGGLSSLFGGGMQSNLAGSTVVEKNLDRFTIITAMIWIVCIVGLNLLQAYS, encoded by the coding sequence ATGGCCCTCGCACTTCAGATCATTCTTGTTGCAGCCAGCATCATCATGACTATCTTGGTCCTGCTGCATAAAGGCAAGGGTGGCGGCTTGTCCAGCCTGTTCGGTGGCGGTATGCAATCCAACCTCGCTGGTTCCACCGTGGTGGAAAAGAACTTGGATCGTTTCACCATCATTACCGCGATGATCTGGATTGTCTGCATCGTAGGCCTGAACTTGCTGCAGGCGTACAGCTAG